Proteins encoded in a region of the Paramagnetospirillum magneticum AMB-1 genome:
- the secA gene encoding preprotein translocase subunit SecA: MFGALARRIFGTANDRVLKPLKKHVEAVNALEPAFEKLSDDELRAKTAEFRARLESGTELNDLMAEAFATVREAAKRTLGQRHFDVQLLGGMVLHQGRISEMKTGEGKTLVATLPVYLNALTAKGVHVVTVNDYLAKRDSEWMGQVYRFLGLTVGVIVHGMDDLERQQAYACDVTYGTNNELGFDYLRDNMKFRLEEMVQRPFNYAIVDEVDSILVDEARTPLIISGPTEDNSDLYRLVDKLMPSLVAEDFEKDEKVRAVTLTDRGTEHVEEMLRTADLMKGTLYDIGNVSLVHHVNQALRAHKLFTRDVDYIVKNDKVIIIDEFTGRMMEGRRYSEGLHQALEAKEGVTIQNENQTLASITFQNYFRLYPKLAGMTGTAMTEAGEFAEIYNLEVVEIPTNLAVSRTDHDDEVYRTAKEKYEAIVTLIEECRGRMQPVLVGTTSIEKSELLSDMLKKKKIPHQVLNARYHEQEAYIVAQAGVPGGVTIATNMAGRGTDIQLGGNLDMRTRMELADVTDPAERVKRIEGLKAEIEVNKQKVRESGGLYVVGSERHESRRIDNQLRGRSGRQGDPGASKFFLSLEDDLMRIFGSQRMDGMLQKLGLKDGEAIVHPWINKALEKAQQKVEARNFDIRKNLLKFDDVMNDQRKVIYEQRKDLMSADDVSEEIVAFRHEVIAEMVARCIPERAYADQWDVAALHEEVLRVFNLDLPIAEWGKEEGIADQEIRDRITDHADRKAAAKVAEYTPDTMRMVEKSLLLQILDQAWKEHLLQLDHLRQGISLRAYAQRDPLNEYKREAFNMFEQMLLDLRERVTSVLAHVQLRFSSEEEAEQALEPQRPARTQETREDPAFSSGGSGAPFALAQRNTAVDPNDPATWAATPRNAPCPCGSGKKFKHCHGAA; this comes from the coding sequence ATGTTCGGCGCCCTTGCCCGGCGGATCTTCGGAACCGCCAACGACCGTGTACTCAAGCCGCTGAAGAAGCATGTCGAGGCGGTCAACGCCTTGGAACCTGCCTTCGAGAAGCTCTCCGACGACGAGCTGCGCGCCAAGACCGCCGAGTTCCGCGCCCGGCTGGAGTCCGGCACCGAACTGAACGACCTGATGGCCGAGGCTTTCGCCACGGTGCGCGAGGCCGCCAAGCGCACGCTGGGCCAGCGCCACTTCGACGTCCAACTGCTGGGCGGCATGGTGCTGCATCAGGGCCGCATCTCGGAAATGAAGACCGGTGAAGGCAAGACCCTGGTCGCCACGCTTCCGGTCTACCTCAACGCGCTCACCGCCAAGGGCGTGCACGTGGTCACCGTCAACGACTATCTGGCCAAGCGCGATTCCGAGTGGATGGGCCAGGTCTACCGCTTCCTCGGCCTGACCGTCGGCGTCATCGTCCACGGCATGGATGACCTGGAGCGCCAGCAGGCCTATGCCTGCGACGTGACCTATGGCACCAACAACGAGCTGGGCTTCGACTATCTGCGCGACAACATGAAGTTCCGCCTGGAAGAGATGGTCCAGCGGCCCTTCAACTACGCCATCGTCGACGAGGTCGACTCCATCCTGGTGGACGAGGCGCGCACGCCGCTGATCATCTCGGGGCCCACCGAGGACAATTCCGACCTCTACCGCCTGGTGGACAAGCTGATGCCGTCCCTGGTGGCCGAGGACTTCGAGAAGGACGAGAAGGTGCGCGCCGTAACGCTCACCGACCGCGGCACCGAGCACGTGGAAGAGATGCTGCGCACCGCCGACCTGATGAAGGGGACGCTGTACGACATCGGCAACGTCTCCCTGGTCCATCACGTCAACCAGGCGCTGCGCGCCCACAAGCTATTCACCCGCGACGTGGACTACATCGTCAAGAATGACAAGGTCATCATCATCGACGAGTTCACCGGCCGCATGATGGAAGGCCGCCGCTATTCCGAGGGCCTGCATCAGGCCCTGGAGGCCAAGGAAGGCGTGACCATCCAGAACGAGAACCAGACCCTGGCCTCGATCACCTTCCAGAACTATTTCCGCCTGTACCCCAAGCTGGCCGGCATGACCGGCACCGCCATGACCGAGGCCGGCGAATTCGCCGAGATCTACAACCTCGAAGTGGTCGAGATTCCCACTAATCTGGCGGTCAGCCGCACCGACCACGATGACGAGGTCTATCGCACCGCCAAGGAAAAGTACGAAGCCATCGTCACCCTGATCGAGGAATGCCGTGGCCGCATGCAGCCGGTCCTGGTGGGCACCACCTCCATCGAGAAGTCCGAGCTGCTCTCGGACATGCTGAAGAAGAAGAAGATCCCGCACCAGGTGCTGAACGCCCGCTATCACGAGCAGGAAGCCTATATCGTCGCCCAGGCCGGCGTGCCCGGCGGCGTCACCATCGCCACCAACATGGCCGGTCGTGGCACCGACATTCAGTTGGGCGGCAACCTGGACATGCGCACCAGGATGGAGCTGGCCGACGTCACCGACCCGGCCGAGCGCGTCAAGCGCATTGAGGGCCTGAAGGCCGAAATCGAGGTCAACAAGCAGAAGGTGCGCGAGTCCGGCGGCCTTTACGTGGTCGGTTCCGAGCGCCACGAATCCCGGCGCATCGACAACCAGCTGCGCGGCCGCTCGGGCCGCCAGGGCGATCCCGGCGCCTCCAAGTTCTTCCTGTCGCTGGAAGACGACCTGATGCGCATCTTCGGCTCGCAGCGCATGGACGGCATGCTGCAGAAGCTGGGGCTCAAGGACGGCGAGGCCATCGTCCATCCCTGGATCAACAAGGCCCTGGAAAAGGCCCAGCAGAAGGTCGAGGCCCGCAACTTCGACATCCGCAAGAACCTGCTGAAGTTCGACGACGTGATGAACGACCAGCGCAAGGTCATCTACGAGCAGCGTAAGGACCTGATGAGCGCCGACGACGTCTCGGAAGAGATCGTCGCCTTCCGCCACGAGGTCATCGCCGAGATGGTCGCCCGCTGCATCCCCGAGCGCGCCTATGCCGACCAGTGGGATGTGGCGGCCCTGCACGAGGAGGTTCTGCGCGTTTTCAACCTGGACCTGCCCATCGCCGAATGGGGCAAGGAAGAAGGCATCGCCGACCAGGAAATCCGCGACCGCATCACCGACCATGCCGACCGCAAGGCGGCGGCCAAGGTGGCCGAATACACCCCCGACACCATGCGCATGGTGGAAAAGAGCCTGCTGCTGCAGATCCTCGATCAGGCGTGGAAGGAGCACCTGCTGCAGCTCGACCACCTGCGTCAGGGCATCTCCCTGCGCGCCTACGCCCAGCGCGATCCGCTGAACGAGTACAAGCGCGAAGCCTTCAACATGTTCGAGCAGATGCTGCTCGACCTGCGCGAGCGCGTCACCTCGGTGCTGGCCCATGTCCAGCTCCGCTTCTCCAGCGAGGAGGAGGCCGAGCAGGCCCTGGAGCCCCAGCGCCCCGCCCGCACCCAGGAAACCCGCGAGGACCCCGCCTTCTCCTCAGGCGGCAGCGGGGCCCCCTTCGCCCTGGCTCAGCGCAACACCGCCGTCGACCCCAACGACCCGGCCACCTGGGCCGCCACGCCGCGCAACGCCCCCTGCCCCTGCGGCTCGGGCAAGAAGTTCAAGCACTGCCACGGGGCGGCTTAG
- a CDS encoding electron transfer flavoprotein subunit alpha/FixB family protein, whose translation MTILVIAEHEGGALKSATLNTVSAASKIGGDVHVLVAGSGIGAVAEAAAKVAGVAKVLSADAALYANHLAEPLAALVVSLAGSYSHILAPATTGGKNVAPRVAALLDVAQISEITAVVSPDTFVRPIYAGNALATVQSKDAVKVITVRGTGFEAAKAEGGSASVEAVSAAADPALSSFVGSQLSKSERPELTSARIIISGGRGMQSGDNFHLLEAVADKLGAAVGASRAAVDAGFVPNDFQVGQTGKIVAPDLYIAVGISGAIQHLAGMKDSKVIVAINKDEEAPIFQVADYGLVADLFKVLPELASELNK comes from the coding sequence CCAAGATCGGCGGCGACGTGCATGTGCTGGTGGCCGGCTCGGGCATCGGCGCGGTGGCCGAGGCCGCCGCCAAGGTGGCGGGCGTCGCCAAGGTGCTGTCGGCCGACGCCGCCCTTTACGCCAACCATCTGGCCGAGCCGCTGGCCGCCCTGGTGGTGAGCCTTGCCGGGTCCTATTCCCACATCCTGGCGCCGGCCACCACGGGGGGCAAGAACGTGGCGCCCCGCGTCGCCGCCCTGCTGGACGTGGCGCAGATCTCCGAGATCACCGCCGTGGTGTCGCCCGATACCTTCGTGCGGCCGATCTATGCCGGCAACGCCCTGGCCACCGTGCAGTCCAAGGACGCGGTCAAGGTGATCACCGTGCGCGGCACCGGCTTTGAGGCCGCCAAGGCCGAGGGCGGCTCCGCGTCGGTGGAAGCCGTGTCGGCCGCCGCCGATCCGGCCCTGTCGTCCTTCGTCGGCAGCCAGCTGTCCAAGTCCGAGCGTCCGGAACTGACCTCGGCCCGGATCATCATCTCGGGCGGTCGCGGCATGCAGTCGGGCGACAACTTCCACCTGCTGGAAGCCGTGGCCGACAAGCTGGGCGCCGCAGTCGGTGCCTCGCGCGCCGCCGTGGACGCCGGCTTCGTGCCCAACGACTTCCAGGTGGGCCAGACCGGCAAGATCGTCGCCCCCGACCTCTACATCGCCGTCGGCATCTCGGGCGCCATCCAGCACCTGGCCGGCATGAAGGACTCCAAGGTCATCGTCGCCATCAACAAGGACGAAGAGGCCCCCATCTTCCAGGTCGCCGATTACGGTCTGGTCGCGGATCTCTTCAAGGTGTTGCCGGAGCTGGCCTCCGAACTCAACAAGTAA
- a CDS encoding 3-hydroxybutyryl-CoA dehydrogenase, whose product MTAINKIGVIGAGQMGNGIAQVCAAAGFDVILLDVSEEALKKGLGTITKNLDRALSKGKLTEAEKAATLGHIKTTTAYADFSDSDLVIEAATEDEKIKRAIFAQLCPVLKPEAHIASNTSSLSITRLGAATDRPAKFMGMHFMNPVPVMKLVELIRGIATSEETFSLVTEMTQKLGKKAVAAEDFPAFIVNRILLPMINEAVYTLYEGVGSVASIDTAMKLGANHPMGPLELADFIGLDTCLAVMQVLHEGLADTKYRPCPLLVKYVEAGWLGRKTGRGFYDYTGETPVPTR is encoded by the coding sequence ATGACTGCTATCAATAAGATCGGTGTTATCGGCGCGGGCCAGATGGGCAATGGTATCGCCCAAGTCTGCGCTGCCGCCGGTTTCGACGTTATCCTGCTCGACGTCAGCGAGGAGGCCCTGAAGAAGGGTCTTGGCACCATCACCAAGAACCTGGACCGCGCCCTTTCCAAGGGCAAGCTGACCGAGGCCGAAAAAGCTGCCACGCTCGGTCACATCAAGACCACCACCGCCTATGCCGATTTCTCGGATAGCGATCTGGTCATCGAGGCCGCCACCGAGGATGAGAAGATCAAGCGGGCCATCTTCGCCCAGCTCTGCCCGGTGCTGAAGCCCGAGGCCCATATCGCGTCCAACACCTCGTCGCTGTCCATCACCCGCCTGGGTGCCGCCACCGACCGTCCCGCCAAGTTCATGGGCATGCACTTCATGAACCCGGTGCCGGTCATGAAGCTGGTGGAATTGATCCGCGGCATCGCCACCAGCGAGGAGACCTTCTCCCTGGTGACCGAGATGACCCAGAAGCTGGGCAAGAAGGCAGTGGCCGCCGAGGACTTCCCGGCCTTCATCGTCAACCGCATCCTGCTGCCCATGATCAACGAAGCCGTCTACACCCTGTACGAGGGCGTCGGCTCGGTGGCCAGCATCGATACCGCCATGAAGCTGGGCGCCAACCACCCCATGGGTCCGCTGGAACTGGCCGACTTCATCGGTCTGGACACCTGTCTGGCGGTGATGCAGGTCCTGCACGAGGGCCTCGCCGACACCAAGTATCGCCCCTGCCCGCTGCTGGTGAAGTATGTGGAGGCCGGCTGGCTGGGCCGCAAGACCGGCCGCGGCTTCTACGATTACACCGGCGAGACCCCGGTTCCGACCCGCTAA
- a CDS encoding methyl-accepting chemotaxis protein, with translation MSFHWTITRKLQAMTVLMLLLLTATSGFGILGMSRMHDGFRAVTEDTTPALIHLSGTVDALHRIRVRVIGAAMETDSARIAALRDEYVKQLADLNKTWNAYAASRLSPEEAALAREAETGIKSYQGFIQESWARIAAGEANGVLADLVGGKGVDKFREAATPLRKLLDFQSREAATMFAEGEQNYDRDRSASLGLVGLGLVLGFALSALIGRSVARPIHRIIAVMGRLAANDTQVEVTGQDRGDEVGEIARAVQVFKLNALEKGRLEAEAQENKRLAESRHHQEMKSLAADFESGVSVVVDKVAGASAEMEHTAQALSTLSEQVAVRAEEVAGASEHAAANVETVAAATEELAASVAEIGRQVSESARVARDAVDEAAQANTIVHGLSEATKRIGEVVTMITDIAAQTNLLALNATIEAARAGEAGKGFAVVAGEVKNLANQTARATDEISQQIASVQAETGRAVDAIRGVGTTIGRIDEISAAIASAVEEQGAATREIARNVEEAAQGTQSVSGNIAGVTSAARDTGQASATVLASATELAAEAHTLRRIVQDFVAKVRAS, from the coding sequence ATGAGTTTTCATTGGACGATCACCCGCAAGCTTCAGGCCATGACTGTCCTGATGCTGCTGCTCCTGACCGCCACCAGCGGCTTCGGTATCCTGGGTATGAGCCGCATGCACGACGGCTTTCGGGCGGTGACGGAAGATACGACCCCGGCGTTGATCCATCTTTCGGGAACCGTGGATGCCCTGCACCGCATCCGCGTCCGCGTGATCGGCGCGGCTATGGAAACCGATTCCGCCCGCATTGCGGCGCTGCGCGATGAATACGTCAAGCAGCTCGCCGATCTGAACAAGACCTGGAATGCGTATGCCGCCAGCCGCCTGTCGCCGGAGGAAGCCGCCCTGGCCCGGGAGGCAGAGACCGGCATCAAGAGCTACCAGGGCTTTATACAGGAGAGTTGGGCGCGCATCGCCGCCGGCGAAGCCAACGGCGTCCTTGCCGATCTGGTGGGCGGCAAGGGGGTGGATAAATTCCGTGAGGCGGCCACCCCCTTGCGCAAATTGCTGGATTTCCAGAGCCGGGAAGCCGCCACCATGTTCGCCGAGGGCGAGCAGAACTACGACCGCGATCGGAGCGCCAGTCTTGGCCTGGTCGGACTTGGTCTGGTTCTCGGCTTCGCCCTGTCGGCGCTGATCGGCCGCTCGGTGGCCCGGCCCATTCACCGCATCATCGCGGTCATGGGGCGTCTGGCCGCCAATGACACCCAGGTGGAGGTGACCGGGCAGGATCGCGGCGACGAGGTTGGGGAAATCGCCCGCGCCGTCCAGGTGTTCAAGCTCAATGCGCTGGAAAAAGGCCGGCTGGAGGCGGAGGCGCAGGAGAACAAGCGTCTGGCCGAAAGTCGGCATCATCAGGAAATGAAGTCCCTGGCCGCTGACTTCGAAAGCGGCGTTTCGGTCGTGGTGGACAAGGTGGCCGGGGCCTCGGCCGAGATGGAGCACACGGCCCAGGCGCTGTCCACTCTGTCCGAGCAGGTCGCCGTCCGGGCGGAAGAGGTGGCCGGCGCCTCGGAGCATGCCGCCGCCAATGTGGAGACCGTTGCCGCCGCCACCGAGGAATTGGCGGCTTCGGTCGCCGAGATCGGCCGGCAGGTCTCGGAATCCGCCCGCGTCGCCCGCGACGCCGTGGACGAGGCGGCCCAGGCCAACACCATCGTTCACGGCCTGTCCGAGGCCACCAAGCGGATCGGCGAAGTGGTCACCATGATCACCGATATTGCCGCCCAGACCAACCTGCTGGCGCTGAATGCCACCATCGAGGCGGCCCGGGCGGGCGAGGCGGGCAAGGGCTTCGCCGTGGTGGCGGGCGAAGTGAAGAACCTGGCCAATCAGACGGCGCGGGCCACCGACGAGATCTCGCAGCAGATCGCTTCGGTGCAGGCTGAGACGGGGCGGGCGGTGGATGCCATCCGTGGGGTCGGAACCACCATCGGCCGGATCGACGAGATTTCCGCCGCCATTGCCTCGGCGGTGGAGGAGCAGGGCGCGGCCACGCGGGAAATCGCCCGCAACGTGGAGGAGGCGGCCCAGGGCACCCAATCGGTGTCGGGCAATATCGCCGGCGTCACCTCGGCGGCGCGCGATACCGGTCAGGCCTCGGCCACGGTCCTGGCCTCTGCCACCGAACTGGCGGCCGAGGCGCATACCCTGCGCCGGATCGTGCAGGATTTCGTGGCCAAGGTCCGGGCCAGCTAG